One region of Mucilaginibacter gotjawali genomic DNA includes:
- the nudK gene encoding GDP-mannose pyrophosphatase NudK, which yields MQKIEILNTEILSDNWYTLKKVTFEATLKDGSTQLQNREAYDRGNGATILLYNKQYQSVILTRQFRLPTYINGNKSGMLIECCAGLLDRDNPEDCIRRETEEETGYQITDVKKVFEAYMSPGSVTEILYFFVAEYDKEMKVSDGGGAHDEDENIEVLELPFAKAYEMISTGEIRDGKTIMLLQYMKINKLIL from the coding sequence ATGCAAAAAATTGAAATATTAAATACCGAGATCCTTTCGGATAACTGGTACACTTTAAAAAAAGTAACGTTTGAAGCCACCTTAAAGGATGGCAGCACCCAGCTGCAAAACCGCGAGGCTTATGACCGGGGCAATGGCGCTACCATCCTGCTTTACAATAAACAATATCAATCAGTTATCCTTACCCGGCAATTCAGGCTGCCAACCTATATCAATGGCAACAAAAGCGGGATGCTGATTGAATGTTGCGCGGGATTACTGGATAGAGACAATCCCGAAGATTGCATCAGGCGGGAAACTGAAGAAGAAACAGGTTATCAAATAACCGACGTAAAAAAAGTATTTGAAGCCTATATGTCGCCGGGTTCAGTTACCGAGATCCTGTATTTTTTTGTTGCTGAATATGATAAAGAGATGAAAGTAAGTGATGGCGGAGGCGCCCACGATGAGGATGAAAACATTGAAGTGCTTGAACTGCCCTTTGCTAAAGCTTATGAAATGATTAGCACCGGGGAGATCAGGGATGGAAAAACAATTATGCTTTTACAATATATGAAAATAAATAAATTAATACTTTAA
- the rsmD gene encoding 16S rRNA (guanine(966)-N(2))-methyltransferase RsmD: MRIIGGSLKGLRLNPPKNLPVRPTTDLAKEALFNILQNQIEFEGIRVLDLFSGTGNISMEFASRGAVQVTSVDRSIQCVHYLKDTARQHGLDNIKAYKDDVFKYLQLETEQFDLVFADPPYDLNRIPEIPKVIFEKNMLLPDGLLIVEHQSMQNLSNHPAFVEQRRYGHSSFSFFKAV, encoded by the coding sequence ATGCGGATCATCGGAGGCTCATTAAAGGGGTTAAGGCTTAATCCTCCAAAAAATCTGCCTGTACGCCCTACTACCGACCTGGCAAAGGAGGCCCTTTTTAATATTTTACAAAACCAGATAGAGTTTGAAGGCATCCGTGTACTCGACCTGTTTAGCGGTACCGGCAATATTTCTATGGAGTTTGCTTCCCGCGGGGCGGTGCAGGTAACCTCAGTTGACCGGAGTATCCAGTGCGTACATTACCTGAAGGACACCGCCCGCCAGCATGGCCTCGATAACATTAAGGCTTATAAAGATGATGTTTTTAAATACCTGCAGCTGGAAACGGAGCAATTCGACCTGGTATTTGCTGATCCGCCTTACGACCTTAACCGGATTCCCGAAATACCGAAGGTGATTTTTGAAAAAAACATGTTATTGCCGGATGGCTTATTGATCGTTGAGCACCAGTCCATGCAAAATTTGAGCAATCATCCTGCTTTTGTGGAGCAGCGCCGGTATGGGCATTCATCGTTTTCGTTTTTTAAGGCGGTTTAA
- the pyrE gene encoding orotate phosphoribosyltransferase has product MFDKSEIENQVAEFLLQIKAIKLQPNNPFTWASGWKSPIYCDNRITLSHPTIRTYIRQQLTRQIQEVFGAVGCIAGVATAGIPQGALVAQELGLPFIYVRSKPKDHGTGSLIEGEILTGKRVVVIEDLISTGKSSLQAVEALRSAGYDVAGLAAIFTYGFDIATDNFKQANCPFFTLSNYNALIKYAAEHQYISENDIQVLKNWRENPSEWGK; this is encoded by the coding sequence ATGTTTGATAAATCCGAGATTGAAAACCAGGTTGCTGAATTTCTGCTGCAAATTAAAGCAATTAAATTACAACCCAATAATCCTTTTACATGGGCTTCAGGTTGGAAGTCGCCCATTTATTGTGATAATCGCATAACCCTGTCGCACCCTACTATACGCACTTACATCAGGCAGCAATTAACCCGCCAGATCCAGGAGGTTTTTGGCGCCGTTGGCTGTATTGCAGGTGTAGCAACTGCCGGTATTCCACAGGGCGCTTTAGTGGCACAGGAATTAGGCTTACCTTTTATCTATGTGCGCTCAAAACCCAAAGATCATGGCACAGGCAGCCTTATTGAAGGCGAAATATTAACAGGCAAACGTGTTGTTGTAATTGAAGATTTGATATCAACCGGTAAAAGCAGCCTGCAGGCAGTTGAAGCTTTACGCAGCGCAGGGTATGATGTTGCGGGCCTTGCGGCTATATTTACATACGGGTTTGATATTGCCACAGATAATTTCAAACAGGCAAATTGTCCATTTTTCACCTTGTCAAACTACAATGCATTAATTAAATATGCCGCTGAGCATCAGTATATATCCGAAAACGACATCCAGGTGTTAAAAAACTGGCGCGAGAATCCCTCTGAGTGGGGAAAGTAG
- a CDS encoding HAD family hydrolase produces MRKIAFFDFDGTITTRDTLFEVIKHHKGKTKFYTGLLLNLPYLIGFKIKLITNQYAKEKILEYFFKGMEFSKFQKICDDFATGSLPSVVRPGAAAEIQKLKYSGFEVVIVSASAENWIKAWADEIGVQLIGSQLEIVDNKITGKLKGANCNGGEKVARISLVFDVAQYDVIYAFGDTKGDIPMLALAGKSFYKPFRQ; encoded by the coding sequence GTGAGGAAGATTGCGTTTTTTGATTTTGATGGTACTATAACTACCAGGGATACCCTTTTTGAAGTCATAAAGCATCATAAAGGCAAAACAAAATTTTATACCGGGCTTTTGCTTAATCTGCCTTATTTAATCGGATTTAAAATAAAACTAATCACCAACCAATATGCTAAAGAAAAAATTCTTGAATATTTTTTTAAAGGGATGGAGTTTTCCAAATTCCAGAAAATCTGCGATGATTTTGCAACCGGTAGCTTACCGTCCGTTGTCCGCCCGGGAGCAGCTGCTGAGATCCAGAAATTAAAGTATTCGGGCTTCGAGGTGGTGATAGTGTCCGCCTCTGCTGAGAATTGGATAAAAGCCTGGGCTGATGAAATTGGGGTTCAATTAATTGGAAGCCAGCTCGAGATCGTCGACAATAAGATCACCGGAAAATTAAAGGGCGCCAATTGTAACGGAGGTGAAAAAGTTGCCAGGATCAGTTTAGTATTCGATGTTGCTCAATACGATGTAATTTATGCCTTTGGTGATACCAAAGGTGATATACCGATGCTGGCACTGGCTGGGAAATCTTTCTATAAGCCGTTCAGGCAGTAA
- a CDS encoding decaprenyl-phosphate phosphoribosyltransferase, which produces MKYYIKLLRPKDWAKNMFLFIPSFFAGHFFLLQKIEILLAGFFAFCCMASSIYIINDYRDIENDRKHPVKSKRPLASGKVSARAAIVISGLLVLLGVFLAWLANPDGWFLVILGAYYIVNLAYCFGLKNIAILDMMIIALGFVLRVKGGAVIANVETSSWLIIMTFLLALFMAIGKRRDDVLLQDSSGASMRKSLSGYNLSFLDTMLGLFSAIIIVAYINYTVAPDSILRLGTYRLYYTSIFVIAGIMRYLQVVFVKKDSGSPTDILYKDRFIQITIVLWIACFFTILYLPHTPIFNK; this is translated from the coding sequence ATGAAATATTATATAAAGCTATTGCGCCCCAAAGATTGGGCAAAAAACATGTTCCTGTTTATCCCATCATTTTTTGCTGGGCACTTTTTTTTGCTTCAGAAAATTGAAATATTGTTGGCGGGTTTTTTTGCCTTTTGCTGTATGGCCAGCAGTATATACATTATTAACGATTACCGGGATATTGAAAATGACCGGAAACACCCTGTTAAATCAAAACGCCCCCTGGCTTCGGGGAAAGTATCCGCCAGGGCCGCCATAGTTATCAGCGGTTTGCTTGTGTTACTGGGTGTTTTTTTAGCATGGCTGGCAAATCCCGATGGTTGGTTCCTGGTTATTTTAGGGGCATATTATATAGTTAACCTGGCTTACTGCTTCGGGCTTAAAAACATAGCCATACTGGATATGATGATCATCGCATTAGGTTTTGTATTACGGGTAAAAGGGGGGGCTGTTATTGCAAATGTAGAAACTTCCTCATGGCTCATTATCATGACTTTTCTGTTAGCGCTGTTTATGGCTATTGGCAAACGCAGGGACGATGTGTTGTTGCAGGACAGTTCGGGTGCGTCGATGCGTAAATCCCTGAGCGGTTATAACCTTAGTTTTTTGGATACCATGCTGGGGCTTTTCAGTGCTATAATTATTGTCGCTTATATTAATTATACCGTTGCCCCCGATTCTATTTTGCGCCTGGGCACTTACAGGTTATATTATACCAGTATATTTGTAATAGCCGGGATAATGCGCTACCTGCAGGTGGTTTTTGTAAAGAAAGATTCCGGATCGCCAACAGATATTCTTTATAAAGACCGTTTTATACAAATAACTATTGTTTTATGGATTGCCTGTTTTTTTACCATTTTATATCTGCCACACACCCCAATTTTTAATAAATGA
- a CDS encoding DeoR/GlpR family DNA-binding transcription regulator — MNFPKRKQKILAQLDKDDQVDVKQLADELQISEITIRRDLNHLAADGLLYRTHGGATKVNPFEKPHDFANKAARNAAAKDEICRVAASQINDGDVIFMDCGSTVFRLCQFIKNKKIKVITNSLPVICELQNCAVSLNIIGGEFDKDRQAVHGSMAIEHISKYRASKAFLGVDGISENGLFAGSENEASITTAFANSCAYTYLLCDASKIGRESYLRFADVSLVNALITNADKDKLVGIEKRGVFMLSTKK; from the coding sequence ATGAACTTTCCAAAAAGAAAGCAAAAAATACTCGCTCAACTGGATAAAGATGACCAGGTTGATGTAAAGCAACTGGCGGATGAGCTGCAGATTTCGGAGATCACCATCCGCCGCGATTTAAACCACCTGGCGGCCGACGGCTTGCTTTACCGTACCCACGGCGGCGCCACAAAGGTAAACCCGTTTGAAAAGCCACATGATTTTGCGAATAAAGCAGCCCGGAATGCGGCCGCAAAAGATGAAATATGCCGCGTTGCCGCCAGTCAGATAAACGATGGCGATGTCATTTTTATGGATTGTGGCAGCACCGTTTTCAGGTTATGCCAGTTCATCAAAAATAAAAAGATCAAAGTGATCACCAATTCGCTGCCGGTGATCTGCGAATTGCAAAATTGTGCGGTATCCCTGAATATTATTGGCGGCGAATTTGATAAAGACAGGCAGGCGGTGCATGGCAGCATGGCTATTGAACATATCTCAAAATACCGGGCTTCAAAAGCGTTTTTAGGGGTTGATGGCATCTCCGAAAACGGACTTTTTGCCGGCAGCGAGAACGAGGCAAGCATCACTACAGCCTTTGCAAATAGCTGTGCTTATACTTATTTGTTGTGCGATGCCAGTAAAATTGGCAGGGAATCATATTTAAGGTTTGCTGATGTGAGCCTTGTAAATGCGTTAATTACAAATGCGGATAAAGATAAACTTGTGGGGATAGAGAAACGTGGTGTGTTTATGCTTAGCACGAAAAAGTGA
- a CDS encoding SRPBCC family protein: MKVFESRVTINRPIHEVYSFLADLNNHQQLMPENITDWVSTKDTAGFNVQNMAKLSLKAVSRVPDKEIKIIPAEKPPFDLELKWELFPVKNYTDVVFSISADLNMMLKMVASGPLQKLTDHQTQTLGSILS, translated from the coding sequence ATGAAAGTTTTTGAAAGCCGTGTAACTATTAACCGGCCCATACACGAAGTTTATAGTTTTTTAGCTGATTTGAATAATCATCAGCAACTCATGCCCGAAAATATTACGGATTGGGTTTCAACAAAGGATACTGCGGGTTTTAATGTGCAAAACATGGCTAAACTCAGCCTTAAAGCAGTAAGCCGGGTACCTGATAAAGAGATAAAAATTATCCCTGCTGAAAAACCGCCATTTGATTTGGAATTAAAATGGGAGCTGTTTCCAGTTAAGAATTACACAGATGTTGTATTTTCGATTTCAGCCGACCTGAACATGATGCTCAAAATGGTGGCTTCGGGTCCATTACAAAAACTGACAGATCATCAAACCCAAACTTTAGGTTCGATATTAAGTTAA
- a CDS encoding FAD-binding oxidoreductase: MKKNIGNWGNYPVIESNEESFVFNEQLDVLIKEEQPFIPRGNGRCYGDASLGERTISTLKYDKILSFDTQEGIFECQSGITLDQVLTVIVPAGWFLPVTPGTKFITMGGALGSDVHGKNHHVDGSISNHVTDFDLLLASGEMVTCSPENYPDLFEATFGGMGLTGVITRVKFKLKKIETSLIRQKQIKAANLQELIALFDEYKDYTYSVAWIDCLKKGKHFGRSILMLGEHATLAEIPENDRKDPLKLPKNKQIVFPFNLPSWFLNSFTVKAFNFLYYSKNFKKEINNVVSYEPFFYPLDAVLHWNRMYGTSGFVQYQFVLPLTAKEGLIEILHRISDEGLGSFLAVLKVFGKQESMISFPKEGYTLALDFPVRKGLLSFLDELDELVLKYHGRLYMSKDARMKPGMLVAGYPELEKFKKIIKKYNPDGKIRSAQSDRLLLTAGN; encoded by the coding sequence ATGAAAAAGAATATAGGAAATTGGGGTAATTACCCGGTTATTGAGAGCAACGAAGAAAGCTTTGTTTTTAATGAACAGCTGGATGTCTTGATCAAGGAAGAACAGCCATTTATTCCAAGAGGAAACGGGCGCTGTTATGGTGATGCCTCTTTGGGGGAACGAACTATTTCGACACTTAAATATGATAAGATCCTTTCCTTTGATACCCAAGAGGGTATTTTTGAATGCCAGAGCGGTATAACCCTCGATCAGGTGCTTACTGTTATTGTTCCTGCCGGATGGTTTTTGCCGGTAACCCCCGGCACTAAATTTATAACTATGGGTGGGGCGCTGGGTAGCGACGTACACGGGAAAAACCATCACGTAGATGGTTCGATATCCAACCATGTAACCGATTTCGATCTCCTTCTTGCTTCAGGCGAAATGGTTACCTGTTCTCCTGAAAATTATCCTGATCTTTTTGAGGCTACGTTTGGCGGTATGGGCCTTACCGGGGTGATAACCAGGGTTAAATTTAAATTGAAGAAAATCGAAACTTCCCTGATCCGCCAAAAACAAATAAAGGCGGCGAACCTGCAGGAACTGATAGCGCTTTTTGATGAATACAAAGATTATACCTACTCTGTTGCCTGGATAGATTGCCTTAAAAAGGGGAAACACTTTGGGCGCAGTATTTTAATGCTGGGCGAACATGCTACACTGGCGGAGATCCCGGAAAATGACAGAAAAGATCCATTAAAGCTTCCCAAAAACAAGCAGATCGTTTTCCCCTTTAATCTGCCGTCCTGGTTTTTAAATTCCTTTACCGTTAAGGCTTTTAATTTTTTATATTACAGCAAGAACTTTAAAAAGGAGATTAATAACGTAGTGTCATACGAACCCTTCTTTTACCCGTTGGATGCTGTTTTGCATTGGAACCGGATGTATGGCACAAGCGGGTTTGTACAATACCAGTTTGTTTTGCCTTTAACTGCTAAAGAAGGTTTGATAGAGATATTGCACCGGATCTCGGATGAGGGCCTTGGCTCGTTCCTGGCGGTATTAAAGGTTTTCGGGAAACAGGAAAGCATGATATCATTTCCGAAGGAAGGTTATACACTGGCGCTGGATTTTCCGGTACGGAAGGGTTTATTAAGCTTTTTGGACGAACTGGACGAATTGGTTTTAAAATACCATGGTCGGCTGTATATGTCAAAAGATGCCCGGATGAAACCCGGAATGCTGGTTGCCGGTTACCCGGAATTAGAAAAATTTAAAAAAATCATCAAAAAATATAACCCTGACGGAAAGATCAGGTCTGCGCAGTCTGATCGTTTATTATTAACTGCCGGTAACTAA
- a CDS encoding NUDIX hydrolase codes for MAQKYRIYINEKVILVTESKPKKKKGYELLDDEAFDLKIIYTWISARKNNLFCVVCKDAKAFLKQVKKSVMLIEAAGGLVKNEMGEYLFIYRNGKWDLPKGKIEKDEKVKDAAVREVEEECGVKVSGLGKKICKTYHVYLNRGVLVLKKTHWFDMECAGKFLLKPQIEEGITDVRWFKKEHVEPIIANTFPSIMDVLVEDGIVKED; via the coding sequence ATGGCCCAAAAATACAGAATTTATATTAACGAAAAGGTGATCCTGGTAACAGAATCTAAACCTAAAAAAAAGAAAGGTTATGAATTGCTTGATGATGAGGCATTTGATTTAAAAATAATTTATACCTGGATTTCGGCGCGAAAAAATAATTTATTCTGCGTGGTTTGCAAGGATGCAAAGGCATTTTTAAAGCAGGTGAAGAAAAGTGTGATGCTGATTGAAGCTGCAGGCGGCCTGGTAAAAAATGAAATGGGGGAATACCTTTTTATTTATCGTAACGGAAAATGGGACCTCCCTAAAGGGAAAATTGAAAAAGACGAAAAGGTTAAAGACGCTGCTGTACGCGAAGTTGAGGAAGAATGCGGCGTAAAAGTTAGCGGGCTTGGCAAAAAAATATGTAAAACTTACCATGTTTATTTAAACAGGGGCGTATTGGTGTTAAAAAAAACCCACTGGTTTGATATGGAGTGCGCCGGAAAGTTTTTGCTTAAGCCACAAATAGAAGAAGGTATAACCGACGTGCGCTGGTTTAAAAAGGAGCATGTTGAACCTATCATTGCCAATACCTTTCCGTCAATAATGGATGTTTTGGTGGAGGACGGGATAGTGAAGGAAGATTGA
- the coaD gene encoding pantetheine-phosphate adenylyltransferase gives MKIALFPGSFDPVTKAHVDIVKRSVSLFDKVYIGIGVNSTKKGLLSIETREQMLRAVFQNDPRIHIVAYEGLTVAFCKSIGAAYMIRGIRTVSDFEYEKAIAQMNHSLEPEIESIFIVSKPGYSSISSSIVREIMRYNGDVSQFIPKEALEYL, from the coding sequence ATGAAGATAGCGCTTTTTCCAGGCTCATTCGATCCGGTTACCAAGGCCCATGTTGATATTGTAAAAAGATCTGTAAGCCTTTTTGATAAGGTTTATATCGGTATTGGTGTTAACAGTACAAAAAAAGGGCTGCTTAGCATTGAAACGAGAGAGCAAATGTTAAGGGCAGTTTTTCAAAACGACCCCAGGATCCATATCGTAGCCTATGAAGGCTTAACGGTCGCCTTTTGCAAAAGCATTGGCGCCGCTTATATGATCCGCGGCATCCGTACCGTATCCGACTTTGAATATGAAAAAGCCATTGCGCAAATGAACCACTCGCTGGAACCTGAAATTGAAAGCATTTTTATTGTTAGCAAGCCGGGTTATTCGTCCATAAGTTCAAGCATCGTTCGCGAAATAATGCGTTACAATGGCGATGTAAGCCAGTTTATCCCGAAAGAAGCACTGGAGTATCTTTAA
- a CDS encoding SDR family oxidoreductase, with amino-acid sequence METVLILGATSDIGIAIAKKFAAEKYNIQLAARRPAQLEAVQSDIKIRFGVDCTIHAFDALQYHTHSLFFENLNPKPDITISIFGIMDEEDVAFENWNLTQRMIDTNYTGAVSVLNIAAKFYIKRKNGTIIGVSSVAGDRGRASKMIYGSSKAAFNAYLSALRNRCYDDNVHVMTVKPGFVYTRMTENMKLPALLTSTPNQVAESVFKSFEKRKNVVYIKWFWRYIMLIIKNIPEFQFKKMKL; translated from the coding sequence ATGGAAACTGTTTTGATCCTGGGCGCTACTTCTGACATCGGCATCGCGATAGCAAAAAAATTCGCTGCCGAAAAATATAATATACAACTGGCCGCCAGGAGACCTGCTCAATTGGAAGCTGTACAGTCTGACATAAAGATCAGGTTTGGCGTAGATTGCACCATACACGCTTTCGACGCGCTGCAATACCATACGCATTCACTGTTCTTTGAAAATTTAAACCCCAAACCCGATATTACTATTTCTATATTTGGTATTATGGATGAGGAAGATGTTGCATTTGAGAACTGGAACCTTACCCAGCGGATGATCGACACCAACTATACCGGGGCTGTATCCGTATTGAATATTGCAGCTAAATTTTATATAAAGCGGAAAAACGGAACTATCATCGGTGTCAGTTCAGTAGCAGGCGACCGTGGCAGGGCAAGTAAAATGATCTACGGTAGCTCAAAAGCGGCTTTTAACGCCTATTTATCTGCCTTGCGTAATAGATGTTATGATGATAATGTGCATGTGATGACGGTTAAGCCAGGTTTTGTTTATACGCGGATGACTGAAAATATGAAGCTCCCGGCACTGCTCACTTCAACACCAAACCAGGTTGCTGAGAGCGTTTTTAAGAGTTTTGAAAAAAGGAAAAATGTGGTTTACATCAAATGGTTCTGGCGGTATATTATGCTCATTATCAAAAATATCCCCGAATTTCAATTTAAAAAGATGAAACTGTGA
- a CDS encoding glycosyltransferase family protein: MITSNTPASLKLKENKKYLIAFFLMLIAAFIQCYKTIHDLHWANEPDFDRDIAYIRSTLDGHYGQDPNMTGQYMWYNPMLFLLETLVVKVTGLPINIVVARAGAFINIISPIAFFFMVVKLFDYKVALPALLCFFFLVNGNLPCWGGATYSPWLLSDTFSQFTFYITLYFAYRAFTTQQLFWFIIFGASLGITFLGHSAPVFIIILIMICIQGRKVVESFWTKDYSAVGRYFLQGLYAVVPFIIFAFPFLYYVYGKYHLHFINHQILECAPGIFARRYTLDLLKQNVTFSLIISVTGMVWFYKKFNQPLLKKMVWHWFFICLGMYIYESAVPTLDHMLHITLPDTIPAFHYFFYLKALQSIFFGFGFIFLLTWLVGRLKGLKEGNPKLKLSDTLVVVCVLLYALVYYPVYSARYDFTELRAQAVEKAKQSDKIAVYDFISKNIPLDHVLLCEHGLSLFPVMPTAIKMVSIETFFSNPYVSYEERENDRDTMLVRLTSAKPATDPKLFTKYNVSNVLLADSDFVRYKQPVFATSKVIYKNSSYAILSFATNKKY, from the coding sequence TTGATCACTTCTAATACCCCTGCTTCCTTGAAGCTTAAAGAAAACAAAAAGTACCTTATTGCTTTCTTTTTAATGCTGATCGCTGCTTTTATCCAATGTTATAAAACCATTCACGATCTGCATTGGGCCAATGAGCCTGATTTCGACCGCGATATTGCTTACATCCGGAGCACCCTTGACGGCCATTATGGCCAGGACCCCAATATGACCGGGCAATACATGTGGTATAACCCCATGCTTTTTTTGCTGGAGACCCTGGTGGTAAAAGTCACCGGGCTTCCTATAAATATTGTGGTGGCACGAGCCGGGGCTTTTATAAATATCATAAGCCCTATTGCATTTTTCTTTATGGTGGTGAAACTATTCGACTACAAAGTTGCCCTGCCTGCACTGCTCTGCTTTTTCTTTTTAGTGAATGGGAATTTACCCTGCTGGGGAGGCGCAACCTATTCACCATGGCTTCTTTCTGATACGTTTTCCCAATTCACCTTTTACATCACGCTCTATTTCGCTTATAGGGCATTTACTACGCAGCAACTTTTTTGGTTTATTATATTCGGGGCATCTTTGGGCATTACTTTTTTGGGGCACTCCGCCCCCGTTTTCATTATTATCCTGATCATGATATGTATCCAGGGCAGGAAAGTAGTGGAATCATTCTGGACAAAAGACTATTCCGCTGTGGGAAGGTATTTTCTGCAGGGATTATATGCCGTAGTGCCATTTATCATTTTTGCGTTCCCGTTCCTGTACTACGTATACGGCAAATACCATTTGCACTTCATTAACCACCAAATTTTGGAGTGCGCGCCGGGGATTTTTGCCCGCCGGTATACATTAGACCTGCTTAAACAAAATGTCACCTTTTCCCTTATTATTTCTGTTACCGGAATGGTTTGGTTTTATAAGAAATTTAACCAGCCACTACTCAAAAAGATGGTATGGCACTGGTTTTTTATCTGTTTAGGGATGTATATTTATGAATCAGCCGTGCCTACGCTTGATCACATGCTGCATATTACTTTGCCTGATACTATCCCGGCGTTCCACTATTTCTTTTACCTGAAGGCGCTGCAATCCATCTTTTTTGGATTTGGCTTTATTTTCCTGTTAACCTGGTTAGTGGGGCGTTTAAAAGGATTGAAAGAAGGGAATCCAAAACTGAAGCTGTCAGACACCCTGGTCGTCGTGTGCGTGTTGCTTTACGCTTTGGTGTATTATCCGGTTTATTCCGCCAGGTATGATTTTACGGAATTGAGGGCACAGGCAGTTGAGAAAGCAAAACAATCAGACAAAATAGCAGTGTATGATTTTATATCGAAAAACATCCCGCTTGATCACGTTTTACTTTGCGAACACGGCCTTTCGCTTTTTCCGGTAATGCCTACGGCGATAAAAATGGTCTCCATAGAAACCTTTTTCTCAAACCCTTATGTAAGTTACGAAGAGCGGGAAAACGACAGGGATACGATGCTTGTCCGCTTAACTTCAGCAAAACCCGCAACAGATCCGAAATTATTTACGAAGTATAATGTAAGTAATGTGCTATTGGCTGACAGCGATTTTGTAAGATATAAACAACCTGTTTTTGCCACCAGTAAGGTGATCTACAAAAATAGTTCTTACGCTATTTTATCGTTTGCGACAAATAAGAAATATTAA